In the genome of Serratia symbiotica (Periphyllus acericola), one region contains:
- the pgk gene encoding phosphoglycerate kinase: MSIIKMSDLDLAGKRILIRSDLNVPVKDGKVTSDARIRASLPTIEAALKQGARVMVTSHLGRPNEGEYNEELSLLPVVNYLKWHLKSPVRLTKDYLDGVDVAEGELVVLENVRFNKGEKKDDETLSKKYAALCDVYVMDAFGTAHRAQASTHGVGKFAPVACAGPLLSAELEALGKALGNPTRPMVAIAGGSKVSTKLTVLDSLSKIADQLIVGGGIANTFVAAQGNNVGQSLYEPDLIPNAQNLLKTCDIPVPTDIRVATEFSETAAATVKQANEIKDNEQILDMGDVSAERLAVILKNAKTILWNGPVGVFEFPNFRKGTEIVARAIADSAAFSIAGGGDTLAAIDLFGIADKISYISTGGGAFLEFVEGKPLPAVVMLEERAKQ; this comes from the coding sequence ATGTCTATAATTAAGATGTCCGATTTGGATCTGGCGGGTAAACGCATTCTGATCCGTTCCGATCTCAACGTACCAGTGAAAGACGGTAAAGTGACTTCCGATGCACGTATTCGTGCCTCCTTGCCTACTATTGAAGCTGCGCTGAAACAAGGCGCTCGCGTAATGGTAACTTCCCACTTGGGGCGTCCTAATGAAGGTGAATACAACGAAGAACTCTCCCTGCTGCCAGTGGTCAATTACCTGAAATGGCATCTGAAATCGCCGGTACGTCTGACGAAGGATTATCTGGATGGCGTGGACGTCGCAGAAGGCGAGTTGGTGGTATTGGAAAACGTCCGTTTCAACAAGGGTGAGAAAAAAGACGACGAAACCCTGTCGAAGAAATATGCGGCACTGTGTGACGTGTATGTGATGGACGCTTTCGGCACTGCACATCGCGCACAGGCCTCTACCCACGGAGTGGGCAAATTCGCCCCGGTAGCCTGTGCTGGCCCGCTGCTATCTGCCGAGTTGGAAGCGCTGGGCAAGGCGCTGGGCAACCCGACTCGACCGATGGTCGCTATCGCTGGCGGCTCTAAAGTCTCCACCAAACTGACGGTGCTGGACTCGCTGTCCAAAATCGCCGATCAGTTGATCGTCGGTGGCGGCATCGCCAACACCTTCGTGGCGGCACAGGGTAACAATGTAGGCCAGTCCCTGTATGAGCCGGATCTAATCCCAAATGCGCAGAACCTTCTGAAAACCTGTGATATTCCGGTACCAACCGATATACGCGTAGCGACTGAGTTCTCTGAAACTGCCGCAGCCACCGTGAAGCAAGCCAACGAGATCAAGGATAATGAGCAAATTCTGGATATGGGTGATGTCTCTGCTGAGCGCCTAGCCGTTATCCTGAAGAACGCCAAAACCATTCTTTGGAATGGCCCAGTCGGCGTATTCGAGTTCCCTAATTTCCGTAAGGGAACCGAGATCGTCGCCCGTGCAATTGCTGATAGCGCAGCCTTTTCTATCGCGGGTGGCGGCGACACTTTGGCAGCAATTGATCTGTTCGGTATCGCTGACAAAATTTCCTATATTTCCACTGGCGGTGGCGCTTTCCTCGAATTTGTTGAAGGGAAGCCATTGCCAGCGGTTGTGATGCTGGAAGAACGTGCTAAGCAGTAA
- the fbaA gene encoding class II fructose-bisphosphate aldolase yields MSRIFDFVKPGVITGDDVQKVFAVAKENNFALPAVNCVGTDSINAVLETAAKVCAPVIVQFSNGGAAFIAGKGVKTDVPQVAAILGAISGAHHVHLMAEHYGVPVILHTDHCAKKLLPWLDGLLDAGEKNFAATGKPLFSSHMIDLSEKSLEENIAICSQYLARMAKIGMTLEIELGCTGGEEDGVDNSHMDASALYTQPEDVAYAYEKMHAISPRFTIAASFGNVHGVYKLGNVKLTPTILRDSQDYVSKKYHLPHNSLNFVFHGGSGSTNAEIKESVSYGVIKMNIDTDTQWATWDGILQYYKANEAYLQSQLGNPEGADQPNKKYYDPRVWLHAAQTNMVARLEQAFKDLNAVDVL; encoded by the coding sequence ATGTCTAGAATTTTTGATTTCGTAAAACCAGGTGTCATCACCGGCGATGACGTTCAGAAAGTATTCGCAGTAGCCAAAGAGAATAACTTTGCGCTGCCAGCAGTGAATTGCGTGGGTACTGACTCCATCAACGCGGTATTGGAAACAGCAGCGAAAGTGTGTGCACCGGTGATCGTGCAGTTTTCTAACGGCGGTGCCGCGTTTATCGCTGGCAAAGGCGTTAAGACGGATGTTCCACAGGTGGCCGCGATCCTGGGGGCAATCTCCGGGGCGCATCATGTCCACCTAATGGCTGAGCATTACGGCGTGCCGGTTATTCTGCACACCGACCATTGTGCCAAGAAACTACTGCCATGGTTGGATGGCCTACTTGACGCTGGCGAGAAAAATTTCGCCGCGACTGGCAAACCGTTGTTCTCTTCCCACATGATCGACTTGTCTGAAAAATCCCTAGAAGAAAACATCGCGATTTGCAGCCAGTATCTGGCTCGCATGGCGAAGATCGGCATGACATTGGAAATCGAACTGGGCTGTACCGGCGGTGAAGAAGATGGCGTCGATAACAGCCATATGGATGCATCCGCGCTATACACCCAGCCGGAAGACGTGGCTTATGCCTACGAAAAAATGCACGCAATCAGTCCACGTTTCACCATCGCCGCTTCGTTCGGCAACGTGCATGGCGTGTACAAGTTAGGTAACGTCAAACTGACTCCGACTATCCTGCGTGATTCTCAGGACTACGTATCCAAGAAATACCACCTGCCGCACAACAGCTTGAACTTTGTGTTCCACGGCGGTTCCGGCTCTACCAACGCAGAAATCAAAGAGTCCGTCAGCTACGGTGTGATCAAGATGAATATTGATACCGACACCCAATGGGCGACTTGGGATGGCATCTTACAGTATTACAAAGCCAACGAAGCTTACCTACAAAGTCAACTGGGCAACCCCGAAGGTGCTGATCAGCCGAACAAAAAATATTATGATCCACGTGTATGGCTGCATGCAGCACAGACCAACATGGTGGCTCGTTTGGAGCAGGCTTTCAAAGATTTGAATGCGGTAGACGTTCTTTGA